Genomic segment of Nodosilinea sp. FACHB-141:
AGTATCCATGGGTTGCCAAAAGCCGTCGTGACGGTAGGCTGACAATTGTCCCATCTCAGCTAGCTTCGTTAGGGGTTCATGCTCCCACATGACGTCCTCATCGGGGATAAAGTCGATTACTTGAGGATCTAAGACAAAATAGCCACCGTTAACGTAAGCTTCATCGCCATCGGCTTTTTCAGCGAAGGATGCGATCGTGGTCTGTCCTTCATGTAGGGAGATGGCCCCAAATCGACCAGGGGGCTTGACTGCGGTAAGCGTGGCCAGGGTACCCTGCTCTTCGTGGAATTTAATGAGTTCGGTGACGTTTACATCACTAACTCCATCACCATAGGTGAAGCAAAAGGGCTCAGACCCAATATATTCTCTTACCCGCTTGAGACGTCCACCGGTCAGCGTCGATGCGCCGGTATCAATTAGCGTGACTTTCCACGGTTCGGCGTTACCGTTATGAATATTCATTTGGTTGTAACGCAAGTCAAAGGTTACATCTGACATGTGCAAAAAGTAGTTGGCAAAGTACTCTTTGATGACATAGCCTTTGTAGCCACAGCAAACGATGAATTCGTTAATGCCGTGGGCAGCATAAATTTTCATGATGTGCCAAAGGATGGGATAGCCCCCAACCTCAACCATGGGTTTAGGCTTAATGCTAGTCTCTTCACTTAAGCGAGTACCTAAACCACCAGCTAATATAACTGCTTTCATAAACCCTCTAGAAATTAATAAAACTAGGAAGTTCTGGTCTTCGAACTGACGCGCTCAACCTGCGGAAGCTGAGCTAAATTCTCAACTCATTTGTCTTAGTAAAACACTGCCTATATTAAATGAAAACTCCCATTTCTGAAAATTCTATTTAGCCGTGGGCTAGGGAACTAAGTTGAGTTGAATGCATCTTTAGCTTAAGTATTCTTACCGTAGCTT
This window contains:
- the rfbF gene encoding glucose-1-phosphate cytidylyltransferase, which translates into the protein MKAVILAGGLGTRLSEETSIKPKPMVEVGGYPILWHIMKIYAAHGINEFIVCCGYKGYVIKEYFANYFLHMSDVTFDLRYNQMNIHNGNAEPWKVTLIDTGASTLTGGRLKRVREYIGSEPFCFTYGDGVSDVNVTELIKFHEEQGTLATLTAVKPPGRFGAISLHEGQTTIASFAEKADGDEAYVNGGYFVLDPQVIDFIPDEDVMWEHEPLTKLAEMGQLSAYRHDGFWQPMDTLRDKNNLEGLWKSGEAPWKVW